The Balneolaceae bacterium DNA segment GTTCGTGTGGATGCTCCCGGTTATAAACCTGTTGTGACCCATTTGTCAGCTTCACCGGAGTTGAGTGAGTTTGAATCGGCCACTGTAGAAAAAGTCTATAAATTACAGAAAGCTCTCCCTGTAGTTGAGGGCCGAGTGGTAAGGCGGGATAATCAGTCTCCCATCAAAAATGCAATTGTTGCCCTTACGCCCCCTGTTAACAACCTGACTCCCAGAGTTACAGTTACAGACAGCGACGGCCGATTTACAATCACCCGTATTCAAACGCATACGGAACCATACAAGCTTGTCGTACAGAGTTCCAAAAGTGAAAAATATGAGGAAGAGATTTTACTGAATGAACGGGGAGTAGTGATCCAAAGAGATCCGATTATGCTTGATCCAACACTGATTACAGTTGTGGGACGCATTCAGAATGATCGATCAGAAAATATTGCGAATGCGACGGTTAAATGGCAGGATGGCGGTTCACCTGTTCAAACCGATCAACAAGGACGATTTGTCACAGCAAATACCCAGGGTACGCACACTCTTCAGGTTCGGAAAATTGGGCACCGTGATATGGATACAACAATTACGGTTGAAGTATCCGAAGAACCGGAGTTTGATTTTAACTTTGAAAGAAATCAAACCAGGCAAGACTGGTCTGATACCGACATTTCTAATTTTTCCACTACCACGAACCAATGGGCAAATTCAGTCATAAATTCGGAATCGTTTCAAACCGATGACGGGGAGGAAGAAGAGGGTTTTTCATTTGCTTCAGTCGGATACAGCGGGAACGCTTCGAGTTCCTACAGTATCAGTGAAAATTTTGCCCAAAATGAAACGAATATGTCGATGGCGGATTACAGTTCCGCAGCCGCCTATTTTATGGACATAATGGGCGAAAATGGAACTCCGGGGGATACACAGGACATCGGTACGCTTGTGATTACCCGTGCAGTTGGTAAGCTGGATGTAACCGTAGAGTCTGCCTCTGACGGCTCACCCATCGAAAATGCAACCGTTCAGGTCGGTAAAACCGGACCGAGCGACCAGACGGATGATCAAGGCTCTATCTACTTTGATGAAACTCCCGCAGGAAACGTTCCGATTCAGGTGCAGGCCCCCAACACAACCAATTATGTACCCGTTATCACCGAAACAACAATTACGGATAACGGAGAAGTGACCGATGTTACGATCTCCATGGATCTGGGTGGACGTGCAACAGGAACCGTTACGGCAGTAGGAAACCCGGTTGAGGGAGCAACGATTCGGCTTGAGGGAAGAGAAGATATTCAAACAACCACGGACAGCAATGGTTCATATACACTTCCGGGAATACCCACAGGCGAGTGGACACTGAAAGCCGGGAAATCGGGTTTTGTGGGTGATTCACAGACAACAACATTTTCTGAGGATACAGAACAAACGGTTGATTTCAGCCTGCAGGATTCAGAATTCAATATCGCCTCTCTTCTTGGGTTTGATATTGAAGTTGAGGAGTTGTCTGTCAGTCCATCCGATACAACTATTACCGGTGCAATTGTTTCGGTACCCAATAACCCATTAATAAGCGTTGAGCCTGATTTCCGCATTCCTTTCACAAACATTAATGTATTTGAGCAAAATGGCAAATTGCTGCCCGTCGGCGGATCGGTGCAGACTGACATGAGTGAGTTTAACGCGGAAGTATTTGGTTTTTTGCAAGTTACCGTGAGTAATTCAAGTGGAATTATTGTCCGGGAACGGGAGCTCCCAACACAAGTTGGATATCTTGCCGGCAAAGTTCAGATTGACTACGAATCCACTTTTACGTCAGAAACCGGTTGGGAATGGCCCGGGGCTCCAAAACAGCAGCTTGTGCTTCCTAATTTAGATGACTTACCAGATGGTGTTGGCGAAGAAGAATTGGTAACACTTACAAGTGATGGGTCATTTCCAATACCTGATATTGGAGAATCGGATTTCGAACTACGAATCAGTTCTGTACAAGAGTCGTTTGAACTTTATGGCTTTGATGTGAATCTGGAACTCGCCGAAAGCAGAGTAAGGAGTGACGGTTTTCATCTTGGGGGAGAAGTAGCTCTTAATAATATTCCGTTGTTGGATAATGTAGGTATAAGTCTGAGCGAGTTGGTGATAGGGATCAATGGGGCTGTAAAGAAGGCGGATTTAGATTTAGATCCTAAGCCAAGTATTGGAATTGCTAATTGGGCTCTTGAAGTAGCATCAGGTGCACTTAGTGAAAATGGATTTTCTTTAGGTGGCGCATTTGAGCTTGCTATCCCTGGATCAGATGTATCAGAAATAAACTTTTCGGATCTTACTATTTCTCCCGATCAGATATTTGGCGGACAGTTCACTATTCCAACCGGAGGATTGGATATTTTTGGAATTACATCACTGCAATCAAAGCCGGGTGTAGATATTACATTCGGTAAAGTCCAAGATGAGAATACTTATTTTGTGAGTGGTGCAGGTGAAATTGCATTACCAAAGTATGTAAATGAACCGTTGGAATTTAAAGAATTTTTGATCCGAACGGATGGCCAATTCAGAGCAAACATTACCAGTAATTTCGAAAGTGATTTCTTTGGGCTTGCAGACTTAACTGTGAATGAGGTTGATTTCAATAACTTTGGGGGCAATCCCAACATTTATGTAGATGGTCAGTTTGGCTTGCGAGCAATTCCATTTATTAATGCTCAGTCTGGTGGATTAACATACGAACCGGGAGGGAATGTTTCGTTCGAAGAAATTGATCTTGATTTTGATGTAGTTGGAGTAGCCAGCGTGGGTGCTGGTATTGGTTTTGTGGATACCGCTCAGAAAACAGGGTTTAGTGGTGCAGGAAATATCGGAATCAGTGACAGCCCGTTGGATCTGGCGATCGATTTTTTCTATGAGAAAGTGAATACCGGTGGTTTGATGTTTGGGGTTGATGTACAAACTGGCTTTCCACCCATCCAAATAGGTACAGTTACCCTTTCAAATATTGGCGGAGGCTTTGAATACACGACAAGTGAAAGCAGAATTGAAGTAGGGCTTCGTGCTACTCTCTCCTTCGCACCGGGAGCTGAACATGCCCTGGCTTTAGATCCCTTAGAAGTTATTGTTAAAGCTGGAAATGGTGCTCCGGTTGTTGAAGGGAGTGCAGACGTTACTCTTATGACCCAACAAATTGCAGATGCACAACTGACTATAGATTTTGGAAAGCCATATTTCGACATGATTGCAAATGTGGGATTTAATAAACTCCCGGATATTGATTTAGATGCTAATGGTTCTGCCAGATTGGTATTAAGCGGTGAAGAGAATAACACATACTGGATGGCTGCAGCTTATTATCATGCAAATCTATTAGATCTGTTTACGGCTAATGCAAATATCATTGCAGCTTGGAATCTGAATGTTAACTCTCATCCAGAGTATAACGAATACACCGATTTCGTAAGCTCAGAATATATGACCGGCGGAGAAATAAACGGATTACATTTAGATGTAGCATCTGAATTTGGAATAAAAAAGAAAGATAAAGTTTGTCTTGATTTCGAAGTGAGTGATTTCGAAGTGGGTAGTGCTTGTGCATACTTTTATAATAGTACACGGTGTAAGCTAAACGCAGACTTTGCCAGTAACAATTTTGGAATGTATTTAGGAAGCAACTGGCAAGGGGGAGGCAGCGTAAGGCTGCTCGAGGAAGATATTGCGGGTGCGGATATCGAAGCCACAGGTGAAATATTAGGCGGATATAGAAGCAATGAAAATGTATGGTGGGCAAATGGAACGGCGGACGGCAGTGTTGAAGCTTATATCGGTGATTGTAATGTGGGTTGCCAAACAAAAGTTTGTTGGCCGGTTTGTGGTAAAGCATTTGGCAAAACCATACACTGCCCGGTGCCAAAAGGCGCAAGCGTATGTGCAAGTGCCTCAATTACAGTTGATTACCGGTCCACAAGAGGAATGAATGTAGACATAGAGTTTTAAAGCCATTCACATAAAATAGATTATGTTGTTTTACAAAAAACAGAAACGATTATTATTGAAGATCGGGCTGATTGTTTATTCGCTCGCATTATTGCAAACACAGGTTGTAAATGGCCAGGCCAACCAGGAAGTAGATGATCTTGTAAACTGGTCAGAAGATGGAATGGTTGTCTTTGCAAGTGATGCAGGACTTAGCGAAGAATTCCCTCAATCGGAACGAGTGGCTGCAATTATTTACAGAAAGCTGACGGAAGAAGGGGAGTACCAGGAAATTACACGGGTTCAAGCTCCCGTTTCTGTTGAGGAGTTGAGAGAACGTTCCAGTGAACGTTTTATCCAACAACTTATGGATGAAACCAATAGTAACTCTGAAGAGGCGTTATTACAGTACATTCGTTCAAATTCAAGGCTGGACCATTATGGGTTTTTAAGTTTTAATCCTGACTTGTGGCGAATGCTGGGGACAGCGTATACAGACACGGAAACATTGAACTTTGAGGAGGGACAGAGAGTTTGGTACAAGGTTAGGTATTTAAATATAGATGGTTCAATATCAGAGGGATCTGTCGAAGGTTCGGATATAGTCGGAAGTAGTCCGGATATCCTTCCCCCGCAAAGTGTAGATAGGTTAGAACGGGACAGTCTTGTTGCGGTTAACTGGGCATCACCCATTAGTGGATCGGAAGATGCATACTTTGCACGAGTTTACAGACAAAAAGCAGATGAAGATGCGTTTACACTTTTAGATGAACCTGTTATGGCCAGGAGGACAAGCGACAGTTTAATTGTTTATCAACATGAAGAACAGGCTGAACCTGAACAAGTCTACAGATTTTTTATTAAACCTGTTGATTTAGTAGGAAATCCCGGCCCACCATCGGATACACTTACAGTTTTATCCGTAGATTTTGAAAATCTGCCCCTTTTTGGTGAAATAACAGCAACAGATACTACTTCGGGCATTCATCTTTCCTGGGAGCCTATACCACAAAAACCCTACCTTACGGGTCTTGAGATTAGAAGGTCAAGGGATGCCCGACAGGATTTTATAGTTCTCGATACACTCGCGGTATCAGCAACCGAGTATTTGGATACAAGATTAGTCCCGAATCAATCCTACTATTACGAGTTCAGGGTCGTAACCATGAGAGATCGGACTGAATTGCCGTCTGGCGTGGCAACTGCTTCTTATGAGAGTACACTGCCGCCTTCGCCTCCTGCTGGATTAACGGCCGTTCAGGAAAATGAAGGCATTCGTTTAAATTGGGATTCCGTTGAAGAACCCAATCTCTATGCCTATTACGTATACAGGGGAACCAGCCGCTATGATTCTCTTGCAGTCGTTTCCCCGGCTATTCAAGATACGACTACATTTTTTGACAATGCAGAACAATTGCACGGACGTACGAATTACGTTTATGCAGTTAAAGCGGTCAGTAATAATGAATTGGAAAGCGATCTGTCTAACACAGTTACCATCCGTCCGGACAGAATTGTTCGTCCGCCGGCACCGGTTGGAATTGAAGGCTATGCAGAACAGTCACGAGTTCGGCTTTTCTGGAGCGATCAGACCGAAAGAGACCAGGCTGTGCAAGGGTACAATCTTGTATAGAAGTGAGTCGCCGATGGAGATCACCCCAGATAGTGCCGCCGCTTCCATCCAGGCAGAACAGGCCGGTTTTGAGCGTGTCAACGATTCACTGATCACCACAACCTCGTTTGATGACATTAATGTAGAATCAGGGCAAACCTATTACTACTCGCTATCTTCTGTAGATGTTTTTGATGTGGAGAGCTTGATGTCAAACACGGCACGATTTACGCCATCCGCACCGGCATTAAGGCCTCCATCGCAGGTAAGTGTACGCACAGTTTCAAATGGAGTAGAATTACGATGGAATGAAACTCTGCAAGATGGCGCATCGGGTTACAGGGTTTATCGAAGATCAAGAGGAGAGAATAGTTCAACTCCTATCGGAATGAATAACCTGACGGAAACAATATTTTTGGATCAAAATGTATCTGAGGGAGAATTGTACTGGTATTCAATTTCAGTTGTTGGAGACGGCACTGAAAGTAATACAAGTTCTGAGCAATCTGTGCGGGTTGATGAATAACAGATCAACCAGTGATCATGCCAACCTTTTTTGATACAAGCGATTGGATTATTTCGCATATATAAAAATAAAGCTTGTAGTTAATAATCATTTCAAAGCCCAATTATGAAATATCTGCATTTGAGACTGAATGTAATCCTGATTTTATTTTTCTCGCTATTCCTGTTTGTTGCTTGTTCCTCTTCTACAGGTCCGTCAGATCAGGGTAATAATCAAAACCAAACAATTAACGAGCAGGGAGTTGATGCCGAGCTGGGAGATGAAACGGAGTTTATTGATGATAGTACTGTTGAAGCTGCTATGACAGACGCTGACAACGAAAATCAAACATATACCTTCAATCGAAGTGCATTGGCCGATGCGGGAATAGAGTTGGAGGTTGGAGAGGTATTGCTTATTTCCAAAGTAGCACTTGGCCGAATTACCTCTGTGAGCGAAGGGAACGGTGAAGTTGTTGTGGAGACTAAATTTGCTTCCCTTACAGAAGCTTTTGAAGAAGCAGATATCGAGTGGGATCAAACCTTCGAATTTACGGATGAGGTTTTGGAAAACTCAGTAATGGTTTATAAGGGAAAAGAGTACGCTCCAAGAAAAGATGATGAGGCGTGTGAGGGGCTTCAGGCCGGCTGTATCGGATGGGAATTTGAAGTTGGAGAATATACTTTGAAAGGAAGAATTGTCGGTCAGGGTTCTAATGCTGAGGTGATTGTAATCATGTCCAAACAGGTTGGCAATGAAAGCGTGGCTTTCCGTGCGGAGAGTACCATTCAATCCATCGACAATTACACAAATATTCAGATTGAGGATCACGAGACAAAACAGTTCGAGTTTGGAAATCCAAATATGCAGGGTACGGCCAAATTGAGCTTGGCTGCGGCTGGTGGTGGTGTAGGGCCGGATTTAAGTTTTGGTCCGCATACCATGATTCGATTTCCCTTTACTATTGGACCTCTTCCGGTAATTTTAGCGGTTAAAGTACGAACG contains these protein-coding regions:
- a CDS encoding carboxypeptidase regulatory-like domain-containing protein; translation: MQQRVKNKFSIFIKLILLSLLFAAWSPEQATAQTQARATIVGIPQILPSPYISDFEQQVFAGNYQVQLNITGPGPVDVRFRVRITQNSQVLVDETSLPSTFDSGMHLLSPFSEFVLFEATTQQILESLPGTRFRQAWQTGRFPEGNYQITIEPEIVGSNIPGIEGIANFMVRLPQPPTLVSPSNGESIAPTLSTPVFSWSPVMGPPGMMVEYEFLLVELFDGQNPSEAIVSNRKHASAVSIGTTMLPYTGSYLPLEEGQTYAWQVTARDVNGEIPINNEGRSEVRVFTYGSEDEEEQEQLTVVEPEMTLAPIPVQIPSTTISGTVQYKFRPTEGFQSNEPVNSNSTFNLSGTNNSGVQTALDDPNYSMEDANYSGDLYSGFGNQNQESDQVSIDAQVPVYGGGETGNVQIQNFGQTTGDIQNQLAEISDNLLNHPLEGASVKAVVTVNGTDHVIATTTANEEGAYTLSFAPSELDRLLDNSDDSDSGSGSASVIGNQQNQNQTINVQDANTPVSQLQNTELALASVKIVVDSPYFTFSEDNTVAVSTKNARTYNAGAITGTALTYRLDSTVRDQEDDEPITDAKIEIFRASDWYDVVPALQPEGWPLPADQEDAQMVLNSSMMEKVAEANASRQITRLFPRKKGSNDRYMVRVDAPGYKPVVTHLSASPELSEFESATVEKVYKLQKALPVVEGRVVRRDNQSPIKNAIVALTPPVNNLTPRVTVTDSDGRFTITRIQTHTEPYKLVVQSSKSEKYEEEILLNERGVVIQRDPIMLDPTLITVVGRIQNDRSENIANATVKWQDGGSPVQTDQQGRFVTANTQGTHTLQVRKIGHRDMDTTITVEVSEEPEFDFNFERNQTRQDWSDTDISNFSTTTNQWANSVINSESFQTDDGEEEEGFSFASVGYSGNASSSYSISENFAQNETNMSMADYSSAAAYFMDIMGENGTPGDTQDIGTLVITRAVGKLDVTVESASDGSPIENATVQVGKTGPSDQTDDQGSIYFDETPAGNVPIQVQAPNTTNYVPVITETTITDNGEVTDVTISMDLGGRATGTVTAVGNPVEGATIRLEGREDIQTTTDSNGSYTLPGIPTGEWTLKAGKSGFVGDSQTTTFSEDTEQTVDFSLQDSEFNIASLLGFDIEVEELSVSPSDTTITGAIVSVPNNPLISVEPDFRIPFTNINVFEQNGKLLPVGGSVQTDMSEFNAEVFGFLQVTVSNSSGIIVRERELPTQVGYLAGKVQIDYESTFTSETGWEWPGAPKQQLVLPNLDDLPDGVGEEELVTLTSDGSFPIPDIGESDFELRISSVQESFELYGFDVNLELAESRVRSDGFHLGGEVALNNIPLLDNVGISLSELVIGINGAVKKADLDLDPKPSIGIANWALEVASGALSENGFSLGGAFELAIPGSDVSEINFSDLTISPDQIFGGQFTIPTGGLDIFGITSLQSKPGVDITFGKVQDENTYFVSGAGEIALPKYVNEPLEFKEFLIRTDGQFRANITSNFESDFFGLADLTVNEVDFNNFGGNPNIYVDGQFGLRAIPFINAQSGGLTYEPGGNVSFEEIDLDFDVVGVASVGAGIGFVDTAQKTGFSGAGNIGISDSPLDLAIDFFYEKVNTGGLMFGVDVQTGFPPIQIGTVTLSNIGGGFEYTTSESRIEVGLRATLSFAPGAEHALALDPLEVIVKAGNGAPVVEGSADVTLMTQQIADAQLTIDFGKPYFDMIANVGFNKLPDIDLDANGSARLVLSGEENNTYWMAAAYYHANLLDLFTANANIIAAWNLNVNSHPEYNEYTDFVSSEYMTGGEINGLHLDVASEFGIKKKDKVCLDFEVSDFEVGSACAYFYNSTRCKLNADFASNNFGMYLGSNWQGGGSVRLLEEDIAGADIEATGEILGGYRSNENVWWANGTADGSVEAYIGDCNVGCQTKVCWPVCGKAFGKTIHCPVPKGASVCASASITVDYRSTRGMNVDIEF